The proteins below come from a single Cervus elaphus chromosome 4, mCerEla1.1, whole genome shotgun sequence genomic window:
- the LOC122687479 gene encoding zinc finger protein 529 isoform X2, producing MDHELVTFRDVVISFSQEEWEYLDFAQRDLYWDVMMENYCNLVSLDLESKYDTKTLSVEKDILEKNNSQWEVIENSKLVGLQNSIFRNDWQNKRKIEVQRPEVGCFSQIKIISEKVPSYKNYKFLTLHQRFHDSKKPFEYKQYGKVLSCELSVDEYEKIHSGRKTSECSKYWETFGVDDPHTLQLNIHTGVKPCKCMECGNVFSFYEDLSVHRDDQKCCKCKKYGRTFRRIEEITSFQRIHDCEKPYECTFCGKSLRVHAQLTRHQKIHTDEKPYKCMECGKDFRFHSQLTEHQRIHTGEKPYKCIQCEKVFRISSQLIEHQRIHTGEKPYACKQCGKTFGVCRELARHQRIHTGKKPYECKACGKVFRNSSSLTRHQRIHTGEKPYKCKECGKAFGVGSELTRHQRIHSGQKPYECKECGKFFRLTSGLIQHQRIHSGEKPYECKVCEKAFRHSSALTEHQRIHTGEKPYECKACGKAFRHSSSFTKHQRTHNAKKPYECKECGNAFSMGRYLT from the exons ATGGACCAT GAACTGGTGACATTCAGGGATGTGGTCATCAGCTTCTCTCAGGAGGAGTGGGAATATCTGGATTTTGCTCAGAGGGACTTGTACTGGGATGTGATGATGGAAAATTACTGCAACTTGGTCTCACTGG ACTTGGAATCCAAGTATGACACAAAGACTTTATCTGTAGAAAAGGACATTCTTGAAAAAAACAATTCTCAGTGGGAAGTAATAGAAAACAGTAAATTAGTTGGCCTTCAGAACTCCATTTTTAGAAATGATTGGCAAAACAAAAGGAAGATTGAAGTACAAAGACCTGAAGTGGGATGTTTCAGTCAAATAAAAATCATCTCTGAAAAGGTGCCCAGTTACAAAAATTACAAATTTCTTACATTACATCAGAGATTTCATGATAGCAAGAAGCCCTTTGAATATAAGCAATATGGGAAGGTCCTTAGTTGTGAATTAAGCGTTGATGAATATGAGAAAATACATAGTGGTAGAAAAACCTCTGAATGTAGTAAATATTGGGAAACCTTTGGAGTAGATGACCCCCATACCCTACAACTGAATATTCATACTGGTGTGAAACCTTGTAAATGTATGGAATGTGGGAATGTATTTAGTTTTTATGAAGACCTTAGTGTACACCGTGATGATCAGAAGTGCTGTAAATGTAAGAAATATGGAAGGACTTTTAGAAGAATTGAAGAAATCACTTCATTTCAAAGAATTCATGATTGTGAGAAACCATATGAATGCACTTTTTGTGGGAAATCTTTAAGAGTGCATGCACAACTTACTAGACATCAGAAAATCCATACTGatgagaaaccttacaaatgtatgGAATGTGGCAAGGATTTTCGATTTCATTCACAGCTAACcgaacatcagagaattcatactggtgagaaaccaTACAAATGTATTCAATGTGAGAAGGTCTTTAGAATTAGTTCACAGCTTATtgaacatcagagaattcatactggtgaaAAACCTTATGCATGTAAACAATGTGGGAAGACTTTTGGAGTCTGTAGAGAACTTGCCCGACATCAAAGAATTCATACTGGTAAGAAACCCTATGAATGCAAGGCATGTGGAAAGGTCTTTAGAAATAGTTCATCCCTGACcagacatcagagaattcatactggtgagaaaccatataaatgtaaggaatgtgggaaagctTTTGGAGTAGGTAGTGAACTTACtcgacatcagagaattcacagtggtcagaaaccttatgaatgtaaAGAGTGTGGAAAGTTCTTTAGACTTACTTCAGGTCTTATTCAACATCAAAGAATTCATAGTGGTGAGAAACCATATGAATGTAAGGTATGTGAGAAGGCTTTTAGACACAGTTCAGCCCTTACtgaacatcagagaattcatactggagagaaaccttatgaatgtaaAGCATGTGGGAAGGCCTTTAGACATAGTTCATCCTTTACAAAACATCAGAGAACTCACAATGCtaagaaaccctatgaatgtaaggaatgtggtaATGCTTTTAGTATGGGCAGGTACCTTACTTGA
- the LOC122687479 gene encoding zinc finger protein 529 isoform X1: MAHTSFNGDNLHRTPPAVIPEVEFLDQFFTVLTMDHELVTFRDVVISFSQEEWEYLDFAQRDLYWDVMMENYCNLVSLDLESKYDTKTLSVEKDILEKNNSQWEVIENSKLVGLQNSIFRNDWQNKRKIEVQRPEVGCFSQIKIISEKVPSYKNYKFLTLHQRFHDSKKPFEYKQYGKVLSCELSVDEYEKIHSGRKTSECSKYWETFGVDDPHTLQLNIHTGVKPCKCMECGNVFSFYEDLSVHRDDQKCCKCKKYGRTFRRIEEITSFQRIHDCEKPYECTFCGKSLRVHAQLTRHQKIHTDEKPYKCMECGKDFRFHSQLTEHQRIHTGEKPYKCIQCEKVFRISSQLIEHQRIHTGEKPYACKQCGKTFGVCRELARHQRIHTGKKPYECKACGKVFRNSSSLTRHQRIHTGEKPYKCKECGKAFGVGSELTRHQRIHSGQKPYECKECGKFFRLTSGLIQHQRIHSGEKPYECKVCEKAFRHSSALTEHQRIHTGEKPYECKACGKAFRHSSSFTKHQRTHNAKKPYECKECGNAFSMGRYLT, from the exons ATGGCCCATACAAG TTTCAACGGGGACAATCTCCATAGAACTCCTCCTGCTGTCATACCAGAAGTGGAATTCCTCGATCAATTCTTTACAGTTCTAACCATGGACCAT GAACTGGTGACATTCAGGGATGTGGTCATCAGCTTCTCTCAGGAGGAGTGGGAATATCTGGATTTTGCTCAGAGGGACTTGTACTGGGATGTGATGATGGAAAATTACTGCAACTTGGTCTCACTGG ACTTGGAATCCAAGTATGACACAAAGACTTTATCTGTAGAAAAGGACATTCTTGAAAAAAACAATTCTCAGTGGGAAGTAATAGAAAACAGTAAATTAGTTGGCCTTCAGAACTCCATTTTTAGAAATGATTGGCAAAACAAAAGGAAGATTGAAGTACAAAGACCTGAAGTGGGATGTTTCAGTCAAATAAAAATCATCTCTGAAAAGGTGCCCAGTTACAAAAATTACAAATTTCTTACATTACATCAGAGATTTCATGATAGCAAGAAGCCCTTTGAATATAAGCAATATGGGAAGGTCCTTAGTTGTGAATTAAGCGTTGATGAATATGAGAAAATACATAGTGGTAGAAAAACCTCTGAATGTAGTAAATATTGGGAAACCTTTGGAGTAGATGACCCCCATACCCTACAACTGAATATTCATACTGGTGTGAAACCTTGTAAATGTATGGAATGTGGGAATGTATTTAGTTTTTATGAAGACCTTAGTGTACACCGTGATGATCAGAAGTGCTGTAAATGTAAGAAATATGGAAGGACTTTTAGAAGAATTGAAGAAATCACTTCATTTCAAAGAATTCATGATTGTGAGAAACCATATGAATGCACTTTTTGTGGGAAATCTTTAAGAGTGCATGCACAACTTACTAGACATCAGAAAATCCATACTGatgagaaaccttacaaatgtatgGAATGTGGCAAGGATTTTCGATTTCATTCACAGCTAACcgaacatcagagaattcatactggtgagaaaccaTACAAATGTATTCAATGTGAGAAGGTCTTTAGAATTAGTTCACAGCTTATtgaacatcagagaattcatactggtgaaAAACCTTATGCATGTAAACAATGTGGGAAGACTTTTGGAGTCTGTAGAGAACTTGCCCGACATCAAAGAATTCATACTGGTAAGAAACCCTATGAATGCAAGGCATGTGGAAAGGTCTTTAGAAATAGTTCATCCCTGACcagacatcagagaattcatactggtgagaaaccatataaatgtaaggaatgtgggaaagctTTTGGAGTAGGTAGTGAACTTACtcgacatcagagaattcacagtggtcagaaaccttatgaatgtaaAGAGTGTGGAAAGTTCTTTAGACTTACTTCAGGTCTTATTCAACATCAAAGAATTCATAGTGGTGAGAAACCATATGAATGTAAGGTATGTGAGAAGGCTTTTAGACACAGTTCAGCCCTTACtgaacatcagagaattcatactggagagaaaccttatgaatgtaaAGCATGTGGGAAGGCCTTTAGACATAGTTCATCCTTTACAAAACATCAGAGAACTCACAATGCtaagaaaccctatgaatgtaaggaatgtggtaATGCTTTTAGTATGGGCAGGTACCTTACTTGA